The following proteins come from a genomic window of Emys orbicularis isolate rEmyOrb1 chromosome 25, rEmyOrb1.hap1, whole genome shotgun sequence:
- the LOC135894590 gene encoding transmembrane ascorbate-dependent reductase CYB561: MEDGLTRPASPAGLSWYMAVSQLLGLTVIAMTGAWMGQYRGGIAWESVLQFNVHPLCMVIGMVFLQGDALLVYRVFRNETKRSAKILHGLLHAFALLIALVGVIAVFDYHRKKGFADMYSLHSWCGIAAFSLYFIQWLMGFSFFLFPGASFSLRSRYKPQHIFFGVFLLVLSIATCLLGIKELLLFSIQATYSSFVPEGILANVLGLLLIVFGLVIGYILTRDEWKRPPLAEELALSMDFKTLTKGESPSSSQ; this comes from the exons ATGGAGGACGGTCTCACCAGGCCTGCGAGCCCAGCAGGGCTCTCCTGGTACATGGCAGTCTCTCAGCTGTTAGGTTTGACTGTGATCGCCATGACCGGCGCCTGGATGGGCCAGTACCGGGGCGGTATTGCTTGGGAAAGCGTGCTGCAGTTCAACGTCCACCCTCTCTGCATGGTCATTGGCATGGTCTTCCTCCAAGGGGATG CTCTCCTGGTTTACCGGGTCTTCAGGAACGAGACCAAGCGCTCAGCCAAAATCCTCCACGGGCTCCTCCATGCCTTTGCGCTGCTCATCGCCCTTGTAG GGGTGATCGCCGTGTTCGATTACCACAGGAAGAAAGGCTTTGCAGACATGTACAGCCTGCACAGCTGGTGTGGAATAGCAGCCTTCAGCCTCTACTTCAtccag tggCTCATGGGCTTCAGCTTCTTCCTGTTTCCTGGAGCATCCTTCTCGCTCCGCAGCAGATACAAACCACAGCACATCTTCTTCGGCGTCTTCCTCCTCGTTCTCTCCATCGCCACCTGCCTGCTGGGCATCAAGGAGCTGCTCCTCTTCAGTATCCA GGCCACCTACAGCTCGTTCGTGCCTGAAGGGATCCTGGCCAACGTCCTGGGCCTGCTGCTGATCGTCTTTGGCCTGGTGATCGGCTACATCCTGACGCGGGACGAGTGGAAGCGGCCGCCcctggctgaggagctggccctgtccaTGGATTTTAAAACCCTCACTAAAGGggagagccccagcagcagccagtga